In Anopheles bellator chromosome 2, idAnoBellAS_SP24_06.2, whole genome shotgun sequence, the genomic stretch GGCGGCCTAATATTCCCATAAACATAGAACTTAATCGTggcgtcgtcgtggtggtgctTAAGATTCCGTTCCTTTTCGCCCGTTGCCTGGTAAATTAGTGAGCGTTTAGCCAGGGCCGGAAGTGGAGTTTTCTTTGAGACCTATTTGCCTTCGGGTTCTCCAAAACTGTGAACCTCAGTCTGTGGAATGCCCTCCGCTTTGGACAGATTtactggaaaagaaaaactacgCACCAGTCCACCCAAAGAAAAAACCCGCGGAAGGTGTTGCCACGGAATTTGGCCTCCGGTAGAAGTGCtcgttgatcgattttctgtCGCCCGACATAGGTTTGTTCACACATTCCATCTTCCGGCGGGGCGAGTTCCGAGCGGGTCGGGCATCACTTAGCCGCGATCGATAAAAGACATCGCCCGGGGGCGATCGGAACcgtatgaaaaatggaacccatTAAAAAGTAGTAACAACCGGCACGCCGACGGATGAACTGTTGACAGCATCGGGCCGCGAGTCCCCAAAAAAACCCCGggattggaaattaatttgttcgAACAAGGCGTAGAACAACCCAACCGAGAAATGTGTATGAGAAATGGACCCACACTCGGTGgatgttgattgaaaaatgggccCTGTTGCCCAACTAAATTGGGCACTGGCTCTTTGTTCAACAAAGCGATCGCTACGGGACCTaaccctttttttgggttggggGGGAGCGGTTGGGAATCAAGAACCATTTAtaggttgctgctgccagctGTTCCAGAACAGAAGCCCATTAAAGTTGATCCGAGTCATTCGGTGTCGGGGATTCCGAGAGAGGGGAGCGTCGGACGCATTCCAGCTGAAACTGGGATCGGGATCAGCCCTCGCTCCGCTACGAACTCCTCTAATTGCTTctaataaattgaaatatcAGCCAGTTTTATTGCGATTAGCGACCCTAGGTGACCCCCTTGGAGAGCCCCGGATGGAATCGTGCGAAAACTTCACGAACTGCGAACCTCGAGCGAGAGGCCCTCCATTTTGCTCCTGCCTGGCTCCTTGTGGCCACGGAAGGCGATCGAAGACACAGACAACATGAAATGGGTGATCCCGATTGCGATCGGACGGATCGGGCTCCACTTTACATTGTGCCACTTTTTGCCCAGTCCACCCCGTTCCGTCGATTTCGAATCgtaattcatttattatttcttaATGCACCCGGGACAAACCCGGGATCGATCGTGGATACTTCGCGAAGCGGCCGCCGCTCGGAGGgtaagtaaattaaataatctATCTTGATTTGGCCGATCATTAGGCCTTCGTAGAACAAGTTGTCCGCGGCGTAATCCACCCCACCCGGGAAGGAGGACCAAGAAATGGAGCCATCCGGCGGCGACCAAGATGGAGTTGGAATGCCAACCGATGCCCGGTTTTAGCGTCGCAGCGGATCGCTCGATGGTTTTATGCGCTGCAAATGGTGGGGACCTATTATCATGTTACTCCCACAACCGATGGTCGATTTTGTGGCCGGGGTGTGGGTAGGTTTTGTGCTCCGAAAAACATGGCGGCAAATGCAAATGGTCCGCCGAGCGGCTCCAATTCCGGAAATTCGGCGTAAATCAAGCGAAATCGATTGACCAGCCCGCGACAGGGaaactttttatttcttttatcaTCGCCCGACCCCGGGTGTGAAGTTGGAGAGCCCGAGGCGTCAATCGGGGACCCACCCGGGGGTCATAAATTATCGAAAATTCCCGAGGTGGCACGACGACGTCTAATGAGGGTCTCgcagcatgatgatggtggccatcatcatcggctggTGGCTGGAGGCAAATAAAACTATCACCGCCGGCCTTTTGGGCAGGGTGCGCGTCGATAACAGAATTATGAGGGttgtgaataaattatcaccCTCGTCGGGGAACGGCCAGGGGCCACGGCAGATTCGGGCAACATATCACACGGTGCACTGATTGTCATAATTAGCTCGGTTGACCTCGGTTCCGGATGCCGATCGATAGCTCGGGGCAGCATAAACTGTGGCGGGACTGTAAGTTGTGTCCACAGCTAACAAAACGAAGAATCTGTCAAGGAATTATTAAGCAGATGCCAAAAATTGCCCGACGtccgaagtaccgagggtctGTTGAAGTCTCATAACGATTGCCGTCATCTTATACAAAAAATAAGGCAATTTCCCTCGGAACTCGGAAGACAGAGAATGTAATTAATTCCCTtcagcgacgacgacattCCTTCGAACAAAAATGTCACCTGTCACACAAGCACGGGACATCGCAATCGATAACGGGAccgtggtttgtggttttcgaGCGGCTTCCGCTTTAATCAtagccccggttccggttctggtTCCGGGCCTACGGAGACACTTTAATTGCCGTGCTTCGGGagggacacgcacgcacgttgGTTGAGGTCCCAAAAGGCTTGACTGGGCGCGGACTCCGATTCACTCGACGGAACACAACCGGTCCAAATATTCTGACAGAACGCGTCGTAACGGTCGCGGTGCGTGACTTACCGGAACTGGGCCGATCGCTGTAGCGGGTGCAGTAGACCCACGCCGGCCACAGATTGCCGCCGCCTTCGCCGTCCTTCGAGCTGCTCGTTTCCGACTTGGCGTCGTCCGACGACTCCATGCCGCCATCGTGCGATGAGGACCCGCCGTGCTCGGAGGGAGCTGTTGCACCGGGTTTCGGGATCGGTTTGGGGCTACccttggccaccgtcgtcacaCTCCccgttgtcgccgtcgtggtGGCACACCCGAgagttccggtgccggccacgTGCTGCCCGATCTGGGACACCGTCTTGCACAGACTCCCGAGCGACGAAGGAAGCGAGGAGGACACGGAGGAGGAGACGGAGGATGGAGCGATGGATGAGGCTGCAACGgccgcagcaacggcggccgccgccgccaccttcGACTGGGACTCGATCAGCTTCGCCTGGAATTTCCGGTGGCTGTTGATGATTTCCTCGTGGAGCTTCGGGTagctggcggcggcactgAACCCACTCAGGagggccgcccggtggtcgAGGGCGGCCACGGACTTCCGGCTAAAGTCGTACACATCGGGCAgggcggccagccggccaggcTCCGCGCCGGGGTATGGGGTCCCCGCCGGGCTGGTAGCGGCCGAGTGCGAGTCCTGCGACTCACTGTCCGTGTGGTACGGGTGCGGGGTGGCCGCACTGCTTCCGTTGCTGGTGCAGAGCCGAGCCGGGCTCTTGGCCGCAATGTCGTACGGCCGGAAGAGGGATTCGCGGGGCCGCTGAGCCTGCGGAACGATTGGAGCCGGATGGTGCGGGTAGGGCTGGTAGTGGTGCAGCAGATGGTGTGGCGCATAGTGAGGGCCCACCGtgagggtggtggtgtaggCAGGATGCGACGGGTGCAGGTGGGCCACCGATTGGAGGGCGGCGTACGGGTGGAGATGTGGCCCTCCCGGGCTGATCGGTGGCGAAGGTGACGGGGTGTGTGTCgagggcggcggtggcagtggagcCTTCAAGCCGAACCGATCGCTCAGGATGTTGGAGATCGAAAAGGAGATGCTGGGGGTCGCGGGGGgcgtcggctgctgctggtgtcctCCGACCATCGCCTGCGGTTGTTGATGATCGTGCAGCTCCGGCTCTTGCTTGATGACCACTAGTGACATCTCGTCGCGGCTAGGCGAACTACCCGCGCTAGCGGCCGCCAGTGAATGGTGCGACGGAAGTGGTGGCAAAGGCACCTCtcccatcatcgtcgtcggagtgCTGGCCTGGCTCGGGGCCTGGctgctgtggtggtgatgcggCGGACTCGGGGCACTCTGTGGGCTGCAGCGGTCTTCCAGGGCCATGGTCCCTGGCTTCCGACACACTTCACCACAGTTCTTCGCCCTTCAGACCTTCGAAGGACCTCACGCGCTAATGTTATGAATGTCCACTTCCGTTTCACCGTTTCTTAACGATCGCACTGATTAAAGGACACTCGCATTGATCACTCCCTAGAATCCGTACAGACGGTCTGTGTTGGCGGTGCTCTATTGTTCACCCGCAAGGACTTCAGGAAAATGGTCACGGCACTTTGGCGCACTTCGGACGGAAAACCCGCGACGCGAGTTGATGTGACATAGTCAAATGTCACCGGTGATCTGACAGTTGAGTGAGAGCTCAAGAAACTGACTGAAACTGACCGAAAAGACGATCCGGctccgaccaccaccgacccccTTCCACCCGTTCCCTTCCCTTAggcccgttgttgttttttcgttccatttcgctttcgctcgttcgctcgcctcacttgcatctctctctctctcacttgcCTCTCTATTAACAGATTGCTGCCCACAGAATTCttcgctgtctcgctcgctcactcgctctcacTTTTCACACGCCGCAggctgtctcgctcgcacactGTGCGTTGCGTCTCTATTAACCGCTTCTGCGCTTCCCACACAGTTCGTTCGGTTTACATAACGCGCGCACGCCAAGCCTTGAGTGTGTGAGTGCGAgtgcgcgaaagagagagcgcgcaaCGAAAGCTCTGCGGGAGGCGAAGAAAGAGAAGCAAAGCACTGCGCTAGTGTTGGTGGCTCTGTTTCGTGTGGAAATGGGCGTGGTCACCGTGATTTTGTGGAGAGAATCGAACGGGAAATAAAACGTGAGGGGAATTCAGACTCGGatgcatgtgtatgtgtgtagaTGCTTCATACAACTTTATTATTGCGACTATTTTTGGATTGGCTGCCGAGCATAGCAGTGTGTGTAGCATATTTTCTGCTCCAATGCCCCTCCCAACACGCCAACAGATACTTGATTGAGCGGACCACACACGACgacaacacacaccaccacgagTTGCCGAGAAGCAATcgagatgtttttttttttcaattgtatAATTTTCCCAATTAACCCCTCACATATGTGACTGGGCACACGTGTTCCACGCCACCGCCCCACCGGTCCGTGCCCCCCCTCTATGCATGCACGAACCGccgccgaaagcgaaagactacccagtgaacaatttcgctcttctcactttaaATTCGACAGCTCATCCACAAACTCATCCACCGCTGAACCACTGAACTTCATACATTTATTCCCTACTAGCAGATTCCGGGGAGCTTCGCCACgtctcatttcattctcatttctcgactatccggcgtttcagaggatcggacttcctgatgacgtccgatcggtttcccttcccgtctcccgttattcctccgtttcggacgattgGCTTCCCTTGAGACGTTACGTATTAcgacgttacgtatgagacgttacgtatgggacgttacgttacgttacgtttgtatggtaGCCCCCCTCCACGGAGATGTGGGACGGttaaactttcctattcacaacccggggtcacaaaactatgCTGTGCcaaatttcaagcggattggttcagtacTTTTGGAGACaaagcggtacagacagacagacagacaaacaaccatttttatatacaCTGCTTGTCATAATGATAACCTCGCCCGTTTTGTCagactgaggctaagataaaacgtTGAACCGAGaaaggctttaggatactttttataatCTGACCGCATCAcaatgaagcaacaattgtttttttttcatactgagacgagacagagcacacaacagcaaacaactgttggcttctctttctcgctaatgcagcgtctcctcccAACCAAAAAtagccccccacccctctctaACGGACGCATGAAAGGAGTTGGGGGGCTacagtttttcctttctcgagaaaggccagacagagagcgtcactacgagcaaaaGTTGAGCGAGTTTTCGACGGGATGCTGATTTAaatgtccgctcagcggttgttccagaagaagaagctgatttgtatcgagcagcgtttcgatacgatTGCATCGCTAACAGCGTTAGCGTTTAAAGCATAACAGCGTTCGCATTTAAATgttctcattccgaggatcccgatgagtttaaaaaacttcaatttccgatttGTCTTGCATTCACTATGGCCATTAACAAACCACAAGGCCAATCCTTGAAGTGTTGTGTATGAATTTGGAAAAccaatgtttttcccatggtcaATTATGTGTGGGATGTTCACCGGTCGGAAGAGCAtctgcgttgtttgttcttgcgCCTGATAATAAACAGCGGCGTTCGGCGCTAAGTTGTAAGTAAGTTGTTCGGCGTCACTAGGTCCCGTTCGAACGCTTTCGGGAACGCATCGCCGTCGGGCTCGTTGTTGCTCGAGCAAACCGACTCCTGATCGTCGCAACCTTCGACTGACCCTACGCTCAGCTCGGGAAACGTTTCGTCCTTCGTCAGCGACGGGTCTTTGCCCGGTGGGTGCGTGTCGCAGCGAGAGCGCGGTTTCTCCGGTACCGGGTGATAGATTTCCGCCTTCTTGGAGCTCTGGAACGGAACATCTGGCACTTTCTTAccgatcgtttccgtgtcctgACCATCGTCTTCGAGATGCTTTCGATCGCGAATTCGGTAGCACCGTCCGTTGCCCCGTCAGCCAGCAGGGATTGCTCTGGCAGGTCCAATTTCTGCACAGTCTTTACTCCAGGCAGCGTGTACTGGAGTCCCTTCGGCGCTCCCGAGATCTTCAGAGACACGTtgcgtgattttttttttccacacgGGTGACTCCTCCAGTCCATTGCAGGTGCAGGGGCTGGTTGGGGCCCTCTAGGCCAACCCGTCCGTCCGCGAGACCGTCCTCCACCAGCGTGAAGTGCGACCGTTCGTCGACGAATGCCACTGCCTTGACTGGGCCGCTCAGTTGCAACGTGGTGTCGCCGccgaccgtttttttgttgcgggCATTTATCGCCTCAAGACGGCGACGGTTCATGGGACGGGTTCGAAATATATTCATCAATTTTTGCCGgcgatgtttgtttgcgttcgaaCCATCGCTAATAACCGAGCAGTGAGCACACCGAATTGGCCTCGCAGCCAAGGTGCGAAATGCGTATGAAAATGGCACCTTTGCGCTTCGCGGAGTTGGCGTCTCAATAGGAGTTGGCCGGGACGGGTGCGTTGCGTTGTAAGCACAGTGGAGTAGGTCACCCGGCAACGCACCCGGTAACGGCATCCGGTCGATCTTGTGCCACGGAATGGATGTATAACATAATTATTGAAATGTATTGTAGTGTAGTGCCTGTCGTGGGTTTTCAATTATGCGATTTTTGTCAAGTCTGAGCGGTTTATCATTGTACAATAAATTCCTTTTTCGGCTTTTTATCGTTGATCTACATTAAGACAGTTTAACCCTGACTATTATCCAGTTTAATAGGAATCTCTTGGTTTTCATACAAATACTGAATGTAAATCTGATTGCTCATCAAATCAAGTAAACTCGAAAGTCGAAAGTCGAAGTCGTTCAAAGGATCGGGTTTCTGCCCGCTGTAAGTGTAACAATTTCTTTTTAGCACGTTATTAACCATCGAacacggtggaaaaaaaaatcgaaaaggcAACCAAGTTGCTCTCGATTTCCCAACCAGCCAGACTGCGGGCCAGACTCGGGGTTGATGGCATTTTTATGCCCGGGCCGGCACTCCGTCGAGCTATTTGCTCAGCATTCCCACACGGCTCGGCCCCTGCCAGTTGCTGGATGGAAATTCATTaaactgtttcgtttcgttttttttttcgtttggctCTGTCTTCCACGGCCCTAGCTTAGTGGGGCCGCTCCTTCGACACCTTCGGGCCGGATTGCGCGAACCGCATACACAGCTGCAAAGCTGAGCCCAGTTTTTGCTCATAATTAATTTGTTCACTagcaccggtggccgcaacGTGGCGCAAAACCGACCGATGTGTgcgggaaaattgtttcaaattgtAGCAAAGGAAAAGGCACCATTTGCCGGTACTCCGGATCGGAAAAAGGCTGCAATGAATGCCCGTTCCCGCGATCTGGGCCCtattattgtgtttttttggggaggATTTAGTTTCTCGGTGGCTATAATTTAAACTCTCTTCCACCGGGTCCGGCCTGCAGTAGTGAGTCAGGGGAAACGGAAATTGGTTGAAACAATAAccgtaaataaataaacaattaaaccCTAATTGCGGCCAATCAGCGTCTGCGCGAGGCGTCTTGCGCCATGATGCGGCGGCATCGCGGACTCTTCAATTAACACCCAACGGAAGATGGTGGAAATTAACCAACGTACCAACCCGTTTTTGCTTCCTCGGGGTCTGTTCGCCCCGTTGCGCCTCTCTAATTTCCTAACCTCAAAATCCGATTTTCGACTTGCCGCCATCAGTGCGGGAGAATTTGATTACCGGTAATGGTTTGAAGGTTGGCCATTGCCAAACTGCGCCGTGTGCCCTCTGTGCTTGCCAACCCATCGCTGGCCAATGGACGCCCGTTTTTCGGCCGTTGCGCTCTCGGTGTGTAATTGTTGTGGATCGCTGCTCACCCGAATGCCCACGATTAAGGGCCGCGGGTGCGATTAGAATTCGATTCGTTGCGCTtgagccaccaccagccacagcTTAAGCCGATCCTCCGAAGCAATTACGCGTGTACCGCGCACTGGTAGCGGAAATGAGCGGAATTCCGGGCCGAACAAGAAAATTACACCCCACACACGGTGAAGTGATTAAAACAGGGATTACCGGAAAAAACCCAAGGGGGAAATGAGCAttcgaaaccaaaaaccaacgCCCAAATTCCGGGTTGGGCCGGGACAGGGATTTCGGCAACGATCAaagcgcgatcgcgcgcgcacacaccgaaagtGGTTCAATTATTTCGAGCCACGGTAACAACACTGTGGCTCTGGACCTAGACCTGGGTTTATGGCATTTTTGGACATCCAACTTtctatcgatcgattgaccCGAGTTCGATATTTTGTATCGAACCGATGGTGCTGACAATTCGCACCACCTTCCTAACCAAAGGCTCGCACTTGGAAGCCTATATTTAGGGGTGAACCGTTCCGCTTCCTATCGGGAAGCGAGTTGTCCAAACATCCCCCCCTAATACTGGGTTGCTAATGGATTGCGATCGGTTTCACTATTTTTAAACCCCTGGtctggccggagccggagggaGCAGATATTGGTTTAACGCTCGCAATGCAACCCTACTGGCGGTGGCCATATTTTCCGCCCTGCTTGAGTGAGTTTAATGGCCCATTCAAAGCTTGGGTTGGTCCGAATCCGGCGCCATTAAACAGCGCCGGTCCCTGATCACCATAACAAGAGTTTGAGGGTGCGTTCGATCGTCTGAAGGAAGCCTTATGAAGCATTAGGCAGTGATCGATCACTTAAAGTGATCACGCACAGGCGACAGCGAATTGAGCCAATTTCGGCCAAACGATCATCACTTAGCATGTTTCAGTGCGTCGAAGGGGCGAGCTCCGAGTTTTGGGAAATGGCAGCGAGCAACGACATAATTCACGGCACGTTAAGTAGACCGTCGCCCGTAAGGCAGGAATTGTGTCTGGGTCGGGTCCTTGAGACGGGTTCGAGCCACGCGACACCCTCCCGGCGTGTTTCGGGAAGAATCTCCcatcggagccggagccggagccaagGTTTTGCAGATTGAATCCTGGAGGACACCAGCGCATTACCGGGTGTCGCACGACTCCCATTAAATCCGGGCAAGTGCGTCCGGGAAGTCAAGGTGCAGTGCGCCGCCGGTGGCTGCGCCATTAAAACGTTTCCCATTTGAATATCGTAATTAACTGTTTCGGGAAGAGACCTGGATCGATTCAACGATCGTGAGCTACGCAAGGCCAAGGCCCGGGAGACGACTCCGGAGAGTCTCGCCTGCGTAGCACCAACAAGCACCACGGGAGATCCGTACGCACCGAGGTGACAGACGCTACCGTTTTCGTTCCCTTTCCCACTCCCGGAATGTCCTTCGGGCGGGAAGGACAACGGTGACAACACGGTGAGTTTGAGGCGTGAAGCGTGCCTCGTCCATTACCGCGAAGGACGAAACTCGAGCTCGAAGGTTGAGAACGGTCCCGGGGATGTTTGGTCCCGGGAACTCAGTTGGCCATTATCGATGACATGTCTCTACGAAGGGTCGATCAAACTAGCCCAGGAGAAATCGGTTGTTCGGCCAGCTCGTTCAATCAAACTCTCCCTCGAGAGAGCTGGTTCATTTCTTCATCGCACAATGAATCGGCGGGGCAACAatgcggccatcatcatcataaaaagCTGGCAGCTGGCCTGAGCCTTAGAGGACGAGGACAGAAAGCGTAACGAAGCGGGGGAAGCGACCGCCGATGGACGGCCGGAGAATTCATAACTGCATCGCATCCGGCCGCGAGGTGGCGATCGTTTGATCATTAGcttaattttcataattacTCTCGCCCGAACGGGAAATTTTCACcacgatcgtcatcatcatcgtcggagCGGCGATTGGGAGTCCCGACTGGTGGCACAATGGTGGCGAGGCGATAATTGCTGGTGGCGCGAAAGCCAACGGTATGTCAGGAATGGTGTTGATCGCGATCAAAGCAAAGCCGTGCAGCCCATTCAGACATTTCTTTACATTTCTctgccccggccccgggttgtGATTGTTCCGTGGCTCATGTGAACATATTTCTTTCACACCCCTTCACAGTGTGTGAAGTGCCCTGTGCCACGGGGACTTAAAATAGTTCACTGAACTAATGAATGTGATGGGCAAAAAGTCCTGCCAATGGCGATCAAGATCATAGAAGTTTAGCCAAACACCAATACGCTCCGGATCAACCATAGTTCCCCTTTACTTACCAATTTAAGGCCATTTTAATCCGAGATTTTGCTTATTAAATTTACGTACATTTAAGAGTCTCCACCacggacgatggacgatgTATTACTAAATAAAACTAGGGATCGGTTTCATCGAcctttccgttcggttcgccaTTATCGCACACGAAAGTAAACATCTGAGAGGCggttggaaagttttcttcTCATTTATCCCGATCCTTTCTCGCTTTCTGCGCTGCCATTTGAAACGGTTGATGTGAAGCGCTTAATCGATTACCTATCGGTCCCGTTCTGTGGGCCCATTTACGCCAGCGACCGGCCCTCGGCTgagccacggcacggtggtggGCCGTGCGTTCCACGTTCGTCACTGTGTAAATaatgattaaattatttctttaTCAACTTTCGCAACCGCCGCGGTTATGGCCGGCTGTGCTGGGCTCGGTATTTCCCgacgagagagcgaaagagcgtgAAACAATGGCTCGACAACAAACCCGGCGCGGCGATGGAAGGCGATTTTCCGAGGCGGCATTGTTTGCCCGTTTTGATGCGGCCCGGTGCTGGCATAAAATAATGGCTTTCCGATAAGCGCGGACTTCTGCggagttttcaatttttaatacCACCTCAGCTTCATCGCCGCGAACATTCTCCGCCTGCAGATCGCATCGCCGGGGCCCCGAGACTTTGCCCCCACCCCTCTCGGGTTGATCGGCACGAGAACAAAAGAAGCAACGGCAACccagcatcggcagcaccgGCGTGGCACCGGATTGGCCACGGATTTATCGGCATCGATTAATCGATGAAGTCTCGCGCCTCGAATTGAACCGCCAATCCCGCCGGGGTGTTGGCCGGGTTGTCGGCCGCCGGAGGCCCCTCAAAACCGAACGGCCACTTTACACGTGTAAAGCTTGGCAAACACCCGGGCAGCGGCGTAACGAAAATGGGTGAATTCAATTTACGAGACAACGATCGCTGGAGGAGTGGGCTGGGGGGCCCTTTTGCTTCGCACGGAACACCCAACCGGATAGATCGCACAGTGATCgtgggatgaaaagtgggaTTTTGATTGAACCACCAACGCTTGGGTTGGGGGCGCGCGAAAGCATTCCGAGCGCTTGGTTCCCGTTGGAAGAATTGAAGTAGAATTGATCGAACGATCAAACTTCGTCATCGGCGTGCCGTGGGGTCAGTAGGCTAAATGACAAAGGAGCGGCGAAGACGAAGGATGCCTGCCAGGCACTCGAGAAGAACTCGAGGGACTTGTTTCGCTTTGATTTATAAATTAATAACGGGCTGTACTGGGTGTTTATTATTGATGGCCAAGTTCAAATGAAATGAGCCTTACAGCCGTTTCCCTAACAGATAATAAATTGGTGTAATTTCCTTGGAAACTAAAAAGCATACCTCATTTGCagcgaaccaaaacaaatcactGTTTCAGTTCCAATTGTATAATTTCGCCTCCAATTCATTCCGCAAAGAAAACCGATGCTTGCGTGACACGGACCCACCAATTCCTCAAATCTCCGACAAAGCGCGGCAGGAAACGGGGCAACGATCTTCGAAACTGAATCGTGCAACGGAACGCCATCGTTGCCGCGGCCATCATTTAGCAATCATCCAATTGATTTCCATCttgatgaaataattaaaacattcaaaagaCGATTCGACAGCAGCCGGACcccaacaagaaaaaaaaaacgccttACACCGAATGACGACTGTTTGACGTGGACATGGAGCGGGGCCGGGCCCCGGACTGgtgtgttggaaaattaattcatcAAATCTCTGCATCACCAttagccggccggccgaccggtgcgTGTCAGTGGAGCCGTGTGCGTCTCGAGGATCCATTAAGTGTAGcacttttttgtggccgccgACCCCAACTCTAAGAGTCGCCAAATGATCCCTGCGTTTCGGAGCGACCGGCGATCGTGATGATTCAAACACATCCGTCTCGGAACACGGCCGCTGGATCGAATGGAATCTGATGCTCCATTGTTCCTGCAGCTTTTATTGctttccttcctttttggtCGCCAATTTTCTGCGCCCTCCTGCGCGATTCTAAATCACTCGTTCGACTGAACGAAGTGGACCGCAGAAGCAGGAATCGTAAAAGGCGCAGAAATTaatggccggtcggtcggagcgagcaccgaaaatcgatcaacgaaCGCGCCAAGCTTCAGCTTCGCAAAACCTGAAAAGCGGATTGAAAACAAGTTTTCTCTCTGCGAATTGAAATGTAGCGAGCAGCATCCGTGAATCTCAACCAACGGAAGAATATGGCGAAAAAATGGCTTAAATGTCGGCCGTTCGAGATTACACGGGCACGAGCGAGAGAACCGCCGGGTGGgtttcgctcactcactcagtCTGGTGCGgaatcataaattaaaattatcgtACCGCATTTATTTTCATGCAAATGAGCCGCGCAAACAGAACAGCTCGGAAAAGGatgttttaatgaatttgTTCGTTAAAATTGAGATCGTATTTACTTTCGTTAAGTTGAACCACGCGGTACAGTATATAAGCGGGTAAATAGCGTTCGTTAAGTTCAGccataaaacgaaaacgaggGGAAGCGTACTGCGATGGGCGTGGCCTATGGCCATATTCTTT encodes the following:
- the LOC131211651 gene encoding segmentation polarity homeobox protein engrailed — encoded protein: MALEDRCSPQSAPSPPHHHHSSQAPSQASTPTTMMGEVPLPPLPSHHSLAAASAGSSPSRDEMSLVVIKQEPELHDHQQPQAMVGGHQQQPTPPATPSISFSISNILSDRFGLKAPLPPPPSTHTPSPSPPISPGGPHLHPYAALQSVAHLHPSHPAYTTTLTVGPHYAPHHLLHHYQPYPHHPAPIVPQAQRPRESLFRPYDIAAKSPARLCTSNGSSAATPHPYHTDSESQDSHSAATSPAGTPYPGAEPGRLAALPDVYDFSRKSVAALDHRAALLSGFSAAASYPKLHEEIINSHRKFQAKLIESQSKVAAAAAVAAAVAASSIAPSSVSSSVSSSLPSSLGSLCKTVSQIGQHVAGTGTLGCATTTATTGSVTTVAKGSPKPIPKPGATAPSEHGGSSSHDGGMESSDDAKSETSSSKDGEGGGNLWPAWVYCTRYSDRPSSGPRYRRTKQPKEKGESEEKRPRTAFSNAQLQRLKNEFNENRYLTEKRRQTLSAELGLNEAQIKIWFQNKRAKIKKSSSEKNPLALQLMAQGLYNHSTVPLTKEEEELEMRMNGQIP